The sequence TTGTTTTTATGTAGCGTCAAAAGCTGGAATCGAGTCAAAACCTATACAACCAATCACTTACTCGAAAAACACAAGTCTACCGTTCCTGTTGTATTAATGGGTTATGAAAAGCTGGCTTCTGCCAATAAAACCACATTAAAAACCAAACTTAAAGACACACAAATATCACTGGAAGAGAAGTCAGGAGGAGAACCTATCTATATACTGCATACAAAAAGTGATTGGAATGTATTGGAGCAAGTTATTCTGGAGGACAAAAGTTTTATTGTGGAAGAACACCTGACTGAGTTTTTGCATTATCTGGAAAAACCCTATTTGCTTGAAAATGATAATGAAGAACTCAACCAGAGTATCATCCGGCTACTGTGTTCCGGTGATGATGAAAATGTAAACCTGGCCTTTCAAATGGTGGAAAGTGGTGGCGCTCCTGTAGCTGTACAAAGTATGATTGCAGCCATTGCCATGACACATAAAGATACCAAAATCCGGAAGAGAGCCCGTCAGGTATATCAGAAAGTGGGTAGTGCAGCATTTGTACCTCTTATGGGTAAACCAAGTTATAAGGAGACAGACTTCAATCTACGTATCAGCACACACGAAAATATAAGCCGGACTGACTTTTTGCTGATGGTAGAATACCAGCACCATCTCAACCGTCACTATGGAAAAAACACAGGTAGTTTGTCTATAGACTGGCGACGTCTGGGACTAAAGGAAATTACAGAAAACATCCTTTTATTTCCTAACCTGAAAACACTCCACCTAAGTTCAAACCCCGAACTGGATCTTGAAAAGGTATTTTCCTTACTGGTACAGATCCCTACAATCGAGAGGCTATACCTTAACGGATGTAAGGGTACTCTTCCTGCCTCTCTTAGTCAGTTACAGTCATTGGTTGAACTAGATGTTTCCAGTAACTCTATGGAAGATTTTAGCATTCTTGCACAATTACCCAACCTGAAACGACTGACAATGAAAGGATGCAAAGTTAAAAACTGGGACTGGCTCCAACAATGTCCAAAACTGGAATGGATATGTGTGAATAGTGCGGACCAACAAAAAATACCACATCAGAGTGAACAAATGTATGGAGGAGATTTATTCCTGAAAATCCGGTAACATATAATCCAATAATAAAATTTAAAAACTTAAAACAATCATTAGTTATAATTCAAACGCAGCATGGCTAAAAACGACAATCCCAACAGTCAGAATTTTAATTACATCACCTACGGCTCCAAATGTAACAGTCTAGAGCTGGAAGGATTTCTGGAACATGTACTCAAGTATACATTTATCACACCACCCAAACCCAATGAACCGCCAACACCTGTCTGTATCTGGGGACGGCATGGAGTTGGTAAAACACAGATTGTCCGAAATGTAGCAGATAAGCTAGGAGCTAATTTTGTCTATATAGCTCCTGCTCAGTTTGAAGAAATGGGTGACCTGGTAGGGATGCCTAAAATAGATGAAAACGGACAGCAAACCCATTTTATTCCTCCGGACTGGGTACCACGTACTGAAGGACCTGGAATATTCCTGATAGATGACGTAAACCGTGCCGACGACAGGATTTTGCGTGGTATCATGCAGCTGTTACAAAACTATGAACTGGTAAGCTGGAAAATGCCTCCTAAGTGGCATATTGTCCTTACCGCTAACCCTGATGGGGGTGATTATTCTGTAACGTCTATGGATGACGCCGTACTTACACGGATGTTGCACATCACTTTGCAGTTTGAAGTACAAAGCTGGGCACGTTGGGCAGAAGCAGCCAAAATCGACCCTCGGGGTATTAACTTTATCCTAACGTATCCTGAAATGGTAACAGGAAACCGGACGACCCCACGGTCACTGGTACAGTTTTTCAGAGAAACCGAAAAAATAGAGGATCTGTCAGAAAATTTACCTTTGGTAAAAATGCTGGCGGATGCCTCACTGGACGAAGAAACAGCTGCTGCCTTTCTGAGCTTTGTGAAGCTACAACTTAACCAGTTGATTAGTCCGGAAGAAATCATCAATGCCAAAAAATTTGATGGTATCGAAAAGCAGTTACGAGGACTTGTAGAACAAAAAACCAAACGACTGGATATCCTGTCTGTAATTTCTACCCGTCTTATCAACTATCTTATTGTTAACAATATCAGTATAGACAAGGCCCAAACGGATAATCTGAAGCTATTCCTGTTGCTGGAATTTATCCCGAATGATATGCGCCTATTTATGGCTCAGGAGTTGGTTAATAGTAAAAATACATCTCTTAAAAAGCTACTAGCTATTCCTGAAATAGGTAAACTATTATTGTCAAAAATGTAAGAACTAAAGTATAAGTTTAGCTAACATATAAAATCGGTGTTGAATTCTTTCGTGTATCAGTAAACTAACTATATATAAAAGGATTCAATGCTGATTTTATATGTACTATGTATTTAGTAAGAAATATATCATAGACCTCAATTTCAGCTTTTCATGGAAGGCCATAGTAAAACCTAGCAATCTTTTGTATATTTCACGCAGATCTTAATCTACAGACAAAGGTCTTTTATGACCAGGAAGAGTATTCATTTAATTTGTATTCTATATAGTATTTTCCTTCACTTTGGTTGTATATAAACAATCAGCACTGAAAAATGTATAGAATACTAAATCTAACAGATTAATTTCTACGTAGATAGTAAGACAATCATGCGTTCAGAACCACCTATTCTTCCTTTATCCAATCAGCAAAATTTAACCTAATTTTACGAAACCAAACTTAGTTGATTTCACTTCCGGGATCAAGCTGCTTATTTCCGTATAATGAAAATTTTACACTTTAATCAAAGAGATGATGGAGGGGCAGGCCGGGCAATGCTTCGCTTGCATCAGGGACTACGAGCTGACAAAGTTGAATCATCTGCTTTTGTGCAGGTAAAAACATCTGATGATGAATTTATATTCACACCCGATGGCTTTCTAGGAAAGCTATCAGCTAAACTTAAACTGAGCGAACACATTTCCCATCTTCCACTGCGATTATACAAACAAAGAACTAGTGGGGCATTCTCCCCTCCTTTTGCACTTCAGTCATTTACAGACATAGTGCACAAACTCAACCCGGATATCATCCACTTACACTGGATCAATCACGGGTTTCTGGATCTCAAAGCATTACAGGCTTTTCGTAAACCGATTGTCTGGACACTCCATGATATGTGGCCTTTTACAGGAGGTTGTCATTATAGTAATAATTGTGACAGATATAAACATACTTGTGGAGCTTGTACAGTACTAGGGAGTACAAAAGAAAAGGATCTATCACATTACATCTGGAAACGAAAAAATAAGTATTGGAAAGATCTTACTCTGTCAGTGGTGGCTCCCAGTACCTGGATGGCAAACTGTGCACGCGAAAGTTCGTTATTCCGAAATGTTCCAATCCAGCAAATTTCCAATGGTCTGGATATGAACCAATACAGGCCTATTGATAAGCAATCAGCGCGTCAGCTACTGAATCTACCCCAAGACAAATATTTACTCTTGTTTGGAGCTGCCAATATTGAAGATACACGCAAAGGCCTACATCTGTTACTCCCTGCCCTCCAACAACTGCATGAAAGTGAGCTCAATGATAAAATTGAATTACTTGTATTTGGAGCAACCTCTTTTCAGCAAATGGAGGAAACAGAATTTCCTATCAACTCATTGGGACGTTTTGCAGATAATCTGTCATTATCTCTTGTTTACTCTGCTGCCGATGTCTTTATTGCTCCTTCACTGGAAGACAATCTTCCCAACACCCTGGTTGAGTCACTGGCTTGTGGTACACCAACAGTAGCCTTTAATATTGGTGGTATTCCTGATATTATTGACCATCAGCAAAATGGCTACCTGGCCACACCCTTTAAACCAGCTTCTCTGGCAGAAGGAATCAAATGGATATTGAAATCTCCAGATAAACAGCTTTTGCGTGAAGCAGCACGTCAAAAAGCCGAATATTCCTTTTCATTAGATTCCCAAACAAAGCATTATCAGAGATTATATGAAAGTATATTGTCCGGCGTTACTATTCAATAACATGTGTCACCCTCAACTCTCTTTGTAGCTTATTTTTGTAGATTGCCTTTTATCAAATTTCAGAATGGCCTCTGTCTGTTATACAAGAGTAAAAGAAGATATAGCCATTTCCACTCCATTAATAATCACAGATACTTGATGCATTCCAGCATAAAATACCCTTGTGGTAATAGGTTTGAAGGAGTGGCGTTTGACCACAGTAATTGATTCTCCAGCTTTATATTCTCTTTCACTGATTTTAAAAACTTTTCTATTCAGACTTCCATTTGCTTTTAGATAGTAAATACCATATTCTAAGCGGACTATCTGGCTTTGTGTATGCGTATTAGTAACCACCATAGCAAATTCCAGTGTATCGCCCATTTTTACTTTCGTCGTACGAATTTCAAAACCCTTTACTGAAATGAAACTACTCTGTAAGCCGTAATACGATAATACCTCTGTATGCCCCTGTTTTAGTAAAGTTCTGCATCCATGCTTGATAATAGCATCTGTCTCTTTGCTGTGGCCTTTCCACTTATGTGCAATCTCCAGTACCACAGCCGGATTATCTTTTGCAATATCATTCAAATTATTAGCTACACTACGTCTTACCCATTCGGACGGGTCATTTTTCAGATTCTCGAGTAATGGCAAGATAGGCAAAGGATCTTTTTTCAGGGATGGAATAGCAATTCCCCAGGGCAAACGCGGACGACTCCCCTCACTGGCTAGCCGCCGCACTTTATGATTGGGATGTAAAGACCACTTAGTCATTTCGTGAATCATATCAGTGCCATATTTCAGTAAAAAGGGACGTACAGCAAATTCACAACTCACAAATTGGGTCAGCCTTTCCAGCACAGGTACTGCTACAGCCAGATCCTCCAATCCATAGAGAGCTACATATTCTGGTAAAAACACAAAAGCTAATCCATCTTCTCCCCATCCCTGCTCCAACAAAGCATCTACAGTTTTTAACAACAGTGGTGCAGCTTCTGGAAAAGCTGCAGGCAAAAAATGATGAAACACCTTTGTTGTATGTAACATCCGCTCCTTCCATTCCATGTTTGTGAAGGATTCTGTCAAGATCATCTTAACAAAAGTATCCTTCTCAAAGAATGGAATGACAGGAGTCACAACATCAGCAAAACGATTATAAAAAGCAGGTGTATAAATATCTTTGATCAGACTCATATTTTTGTTGCTTTAGTAGCCAGAGCTACATTTACCGATTATTGGAATAGAACCTTTGCTCGGCAAACATACACAGAAACAACACATAAGCCATCCCAAACTTGAGGAAAAGAGTTTGCAGTCTTTCTTGTTAGTGGTGTTATTACTAACACCCCATTTCCTACTGTTCAGGTTGGTACTACTACCAACCTGGATAAGAAAACCTCTTAAATCAATACATTATCAACAGGCTCTGCAGGTGCTGGCAAATTTTTCT is a genomic window of Xanthocytophaga agilis containing:
- a CDS encoding glycosyltransferase family 4 protein, giving the protein MKILHFNQRDDGGAGRAMLRLHQGLRADKVESSAFVQVKTSDDEFIFTPDGFLGKLSAKLKLSEHISHLPLRLYKQRTSGAFSPPFALQSFTDIVHKLNPDIIHLHWINHGFLDLKALQAFRKPIVWTLHDMWPFTGGCHYSNNCDRYKHTCGACTVLGSTKEKDLSHYIWKRKNKYWKDLTLSVVAPSTWMANCARESSLFRNVPIQQISNGLDMNQYRPIDKQSARQLLNLPQDKYLLLFGAANIEDTRKGLHLLLPALQQLHESELNDKIELLVFGATSFQQMEETEFPINSLGRFADNLSLSLVYSAADVFIAPSLEDNLPNTLVESLACGTPTVAFNIGGIPDIIDHQQNGYLATPFKPASLAEGIKWILKSPDKQLLREAARQKAEYSFSLDSQTKHYQRLYESILSGVTIQ
- a CDS encoding AAA family ATPase, producing the protein MAKNDNPNSQNFNYITYGSKCNSLELEGFLEHVLKYTFITPPKPNEPPTPVCIWGRHGVGKTQIVRNVADKLGANFVYIAPAQFEEMGDLVGMPKIDENGQQTHFIPPDWVPRTEGPGIFLIDDVNRADDRILRGIMQLLQNYELVSWKMPPKWHIVLTANPDGGDYSVTSMDDAVLTRMLHITLQFEVQSWARWAEAAKIDPRGINFILTYPEMVTGNRTTPRSLVQFFRETEKIEDLSENLPLVKMLADASLDEETAAAFLSFVKLQLNQLISPEEIINAKKFDGIEKQLRGLVEQKTKRLDILSVISTRLINYLIVNNISIDKAQTDNLKLFLLLEFIPNDMRLFMAQELVNSKNTSLKKLLAIPEIGKLLLSKM
- a CDS encoding DNA alkylation repair protein, coding for MSLIKDIYTPAFYNRFADVVTPVIPFFEKDTFVKMILTESFTNMEWKERMLHTTKVFHHFLPAAFPEAAPLLLKTVDALLEQGWGEDGLAFVFLPEYVALYGLEDLAVAVPVLERLTQFVSCEFAVRPFLLKYGTDMIHEMTKWSLHPNHKVRRLASEGSRPRLPWGIAIPSLKKDPLPILPLLENLKNDPSEWVRRSVANNLNDIAKDNPAVVLEIAHKWKGHSKETDAIIKHGCRTLLKQGHTEVLSYYGLQSSFISVKGFEIRTTKVKMGDTLEFAMVVTNTHTQSQIVRLEYGIYYLKANGSLNRKVFKISEREYKAGESITVVKRHSFKPITTRVFYAGMHQVSVIINGVEMAISSFTLV